The following coding sequences are from one Saccopteryx bilineata isolate mSacBil1 chromosome 3, mSacBil1_pri_phased_curated, whole genome shotgun sequence window:
- the RNF19A gene encoding E3 ubiquitin-protein ligase RNF19A, with protein MSILDMSLHRQMGSDRDLQSSASSVSLPSVKKSPKKRRISIGSLFRRKKDNKRKSRELNGGVDGIASIESIHSEMCTDKNSIFSTNTSSDNGLTSITKQIGDFIECPLCLLRHSKDRFPEIMTCHHRSCVDCLRQYLRIEISESRVNISCPECTERFNPHDIRLILSDDVLMEKYEEFMLRRWLVADPDCRWCPAPDCGYAVIAFGCASCPKLTCGREGCGTEFCYHCKQIWHPNQTCDAARQERAQSLRLRTIRSSSISYSQESGAAADDIKPCPRCAAYIIKMNDGSCNHMTCAVCGCEFCWLCMKEISDLHYLSPSGCTFWGKKPWSRKKKILWQLGTLVGAPVGIALIAGIAIPAMIIGIPVYVGRKIHNRYEGKDVSKHKRNLAIAGGVTLSVIVSPVVAAVTVGIGVPIMLAYVYGVVPISLCRSGGCGVSAGNGKGVRIEFDDENDINVGGNNAAVDTTSVAEARHNPSIGEGSVGGLTGSLSASGSHMDRIGAIRDNLSETASTMALAGASITGSLSGSAMVNCFNRLEVQADVQKERYSLSGESGTVSLGTVSDNASTKAMAGSILNSYIPLDKEGNSMEVQVDIESKPSKFRHNSGSSSVEDGSATRSHPGGSASGLPEGKSSATKWSKEATTGKKSKSGKLRKKSNMKINETREDMDAQLLEQQSTNSSEFEAPSLSDSTPSVADSHSSHFSEFSCSDLESMKTSCSHGSNDYHARFATVNILPEVENDRLENSPYQCSISVLTKTASCSEVPQLNHIVEEHGNNGIKPSVDLYFGDALKETNNNHSHQIMELKVAIQTEI; from the exons ATGAGCATTTTAGACATGAGTTTACATCGGCAAATGGGGTCAGATCGAGATCTTCAGTCTTCTGCTTCATCTGTGAGCTTGCCTTCAGTCAAAAAGTCacccaaaaaaagaagaatttcaaTAGGCTCTCTGTTTCGGAGGAAAAAGGATAACAAACGTAAATCAAGGGAGCTAAATGGCGGGGTGGATGGAATTGCGAGTATTGAAAGTATACATTCTGAAATGTGTACTGATAAGAACTCCATTTTCTCTACAAATACCTCCTCTGACAATGGATTAACTTCCATCACCAAACAAATTGGAGACTTTATAGAGTGCCCTTTGTGCCTTCTGCGGCATTCTAAAGACAGATTTCCTGAGATAATGACTTGTCATCATAGATCTTGTGTGGATTGTTTACGGCAATATCTAAGGATAGAAATTTCTGAAAGTAGAGTTAATATCAGTTGCCCAGAATGTACTGAACGGTTTAATCCCCATGATATTCGCTTGATATTAAGTGATGATGTGTTGATggaaaaatatgaagaatttatgcttagACGATGGCTCGTTGCAGATCCTGATTGTAGGTGGTGTCCAGCTCCAGACTGTGG ATATGCCGTGATAGCATTTGGATGTGCTAGCTGTCCAAAATTAACTTGTGGGCGAGAAGGCTGTGGAACAGAGTTTTGCTACCACTGTAAACAGATTTGGCACCCCAATCAGACCTGTGATGCTGCCAgacaagagagagcccagagcTTACGCCTGAGAACCATACGTTCTTCATCTATTAGTTATAGTCAGGAGTCTGGAGCAGCAG ctgATGATATAAAGCCCTGTCCACGATGTGCCGCTTACATAATAAAGATGAATGATGGGAGCTGTAATCACATGACATGTGCTGTTTGTGGTTGTGAGTTTTGTTGGTTGTGTATGAAAGAAATCTCAGATTTGCATTATCTAAG TCCATCAGGATGTACTTTTTGGGGGAAGAAACCCTGGAGccgaaagaagaaaatattgtggCAGCTAGGAACACTTGTTGGTGCTCCTGTAGGAATTGCTTTAATAGCTGGCATTGCTATCCCTGCAATGATTATTGGCATACCTGTGTATGTGGGCCGCAAG atTCACAATCGATATGAAGGCAAGGATGTTTCAAAGCACAAACGGAATTTGGCTATAGCAGGTGGTGTAACACTGTCTGTAATCGTATCTCCAGTTGTAGCTGCAGTAACCGTag GTATTGGCGTTCCTATTATGTTAGCTTATGTCTATGGTGTTGTTCCAATTTCCCTCTGTCGAAGTGGAGGTTGTGGAGTCTCAGCAGGCAATGGAAAAGGAGTCAGGATTGAATTTGATGATGAAAATGATATAAATGTTGGTGGAAATAATGCAGCTGTAG ACACAACTTCAGTAGCAGAAGCAAGACACAACCCGAGCATAGGCGAAGGAAGTGTAGGGGGCCTGACCGGCAGTTTGAGTGCAAGTGGAAGCCACATGGACCGCATAGGAGCCATCCGGGACAATCTGAGTGAGACAGCCAGTACCATGGCGCTCGCTGGAGCCAGTATAACGGGGAGTCTGTCAGGAAGTGCCATGGTAAACTGTTTTAACAG GTTGGAAGTTCAAGCAGATGTACAGAAAGAACGGTACAGTCTGAGCGGAGAATCAGGCACCGTCAGCTTGGGGACAGTTAGTGACAATGCCAGCACCAAAGCAATGGCGGGGTCCATCCTGAATTCCTACATTCCCTTGGACAA AGAAGGCAACAGTATGGAGGTGCAAGTAGATATTGAATCAAAGCCATCCAAATTCAGGCACAACAGTGGAAGCAGTAGTGTGGAGGATGGCAGTGCCACCCGGAGTCATCCTGGTGGTTCAGCCAGTGGCTTGCCTGAAGGTAAATCCAGTGCCACCAAGTGGTCCAAAGAAGCAACAACCGGAAAGAAATCAAAAAGTGGTAAATTGAGGAAGAAGAGTAACATGAAGATCAATGAGACCAGAGAAGACATGGATGCACAGTTGTTAGAACAGCAGAGCACGAATTCAAGTGAATTTGAGGCTCCGTCCCTCAGTGACAGCACGCCATCTGTAGCAGACTCCCACTCGAGTCACTTCTCTGAATTCAGCTGTTCTGACCTGGAAAGCATGAAAACTTCTTGTAGCCATGGTTCCAATGATTATCATGCTCGTTTTGCTACTGTAAACATTCTTCCTGAGGTAGAGAATGACCGTCTGGAAAATTCTCCCTATCAGTGTAGCATTTCTGTGCTTACCAAAACTGCTTCATGTTCAGAAGTTCCACAGTTGAATCATATTGTTGAAGAACATGGTAACAATGGAATAAAACCCAGTGTTGATTTATATTTTGGTGATGcactaaaagaaacaaataacaacCACTCACATCAGATAATGGAATTAAAAGTTGCAATTCAGACTGAAATTTAG